TCCTTTCAAAGGAGAGAGTGCCCTAATGTACAGTTATAAAATGTTGGACAAGATAAGCACGGAAACACTTCACCAAGCGTTTGTAGATGCGTTCTCCGACTATCAGGTTAAAATGGATCTGCCCTTTTGGAAGTTTCAACAAATGCTCCAACGAAGAGGGTATCACCCCGAAATATCTATGGGAGCCTTTAAGGATGGGATAATGGTCGGATTTGTTATCAATGGACTTCGAAGCTGGAATGGAAAGGCAACTGCATATGACCTTGGGACAGGCGTTGTACAAGAATGCAGACGGCAGGGCGTTACAAGCCATCTGCTCTTGAATATTCGAAAACTGCTAAAAGAAAAAAATATAGCGCAATATCTGCTGGAAGTCATCCAATCCAACGAATCTGCAGCTCAGCTTTATAGTAAACAAAACTTCAAAATTCAAAGGGAATTCTCATGTTTCCAGCTGGAAAAAGATAAATTCATACCGAAAACGACCTGCGCGGTGGAATGTGTGGAGAGAATTGATTTGGAGCAGTTTAAGGAATTTTGGGATGTGGAGCCCTCCTGGCAAAATTCAATAGATTCCATCTACGCTGTACCAGAAGTTTTTAGCTATGTAGTTGCACGTCAGGATGACAAAATTGTTGGCTATGGCATTATAGATCAAAAAACAGGTGATATTCCACAGCTTGCAGTGAACCCAAATTACCGGGGCAAAGGTATTGCAAGCAGCATCCTGACAGAGATGGTCAAGCGCACAGAATCGCCAATAATCAGTGTCCTCAATGTGGAATCTCATCTCAAACCGATGGGAGATTTCCTCCTGGTCAAATCAGGTTTTACGTATCATGTTGGCCAGTATGAAATGCTCCTGAAATTATAACGTGATCGTCGTCTCGACGTAGGATCAAATCGGGTTCATACGAAAATATGTGAGATATTCGTATCTGTCCTGTTGGGCAATCGATCGGGAGGTTGAATTATAGGCCTCCCGAATTCCTGGATTGGAGTATCCAATCATTCCCTTACTCGTTATAATAATGTGGATGTCAATGTAAGAGGAGACAACGATAAGACATGAGCCGCAAGATGCACTGTAAGCGCATTCAGTTTCTGGATGATTGGAGCCTCAAAACGAAGTTGTACATATTGTTCATTTTTTGTGTGCTGGTTCCGGTTCTGGTCACAAATACCGTGTTTTACCTAAGCATCAAAGGTAACATTGAGGAGAAGGAGCATAGCCGATTCAATGAAATGCAGCAAAGGATCAAGTTCAACCTGCGAAACAGTATAGACAATAGCTTGTATGTGTCCAATTTTCTCTATACCGATGGAACGCTGAACCGGTTCATGGAGTCCAAGTATCGCGATCAGGAAGACTATTACTCTGCCTACTATGATATGCTTAGCAACAACAATCTGGTCAGGTACTATTACAGCTACCAGCAGGTGAACCAAGTTACGTTTTATGTTGGAAATGATACCTTCGTCAATGGAGGAAACTTCATTAAGCTGGATGATGAGGTGAAGAAAAGTGATTGGTATCAAGCGCTGATGAACACAAGCGACCATATCATGATCTATTCGTATTTTGACAAGCAGCAGGCAGAGATGTCGCAAAATCAGGGAGGACGCAAAGTCAGCATTATTCGCAAGCTGGATTACTTTGGGGAGCAGCAGGTTGAAAAGGTGTTAAAGGTTGATCTGGACTATTCTTTCATCAACAAATCGCTTAAAAATGAGGGAGCGAACGGGAAGGTATATGTCGTTTCGGATGGCAGGGTCATTTTCTCGAACGATTCCGAAATGAATCAGACGCGCCAGCCATTTAATCTGATTGCGAACAGTCCAATTGATCCTGTTCAATCCATGCAATCGATTCCCGTCGTATCCGAGGATTGGCAGATTTTCGTCAGCGCGGAGAAATTGGACGTTCTGTCGGAGATTGTTAATTCCAAGCTTAATTTGACGTTGCTGATCATTCTTAATCTGTTGGTGCCCACACTGCTGATCTGGTTGATATCCAGATCACTGGTCATCAGAGTTGATCGGATAGCGAAGCACCTGGATCAAGTGAAGCATGAGAAATTTGAAGTGATATCGGGACCTGTGGGCAAGGACGAGATCGGTAGCCTGACCCATAGTTATAACATGATGGTCATCAAGATCAAGAACTTGATTGAAATTGTGTTTAAGGGTCAAGTGGAGCGGCAAGCCCTTGAGCTCTCCAAGAAGCAGGCGGAGCTGAAAGCCCTTCAGAGTCAGGTGAATCCCCATTTCATGTTCAACACGCTTGAAACGATCCGTATGCGGAGTTTAATCAAGCAAGAGCTTGAGACCTCCGATGTCATTCATAGACTGGCACTGCTGCTGCGTCAGACGATCAATTGGGGCGACGATCTGATTACCATCGCACAAGAAATCAATTTCGTGGAAAGTTATCTGAGTATTCAGCAGTATCGCTTTGGCGAAAAGCTGCAATTTGCAATCAGGATCACTGACGAATCCATTGCTGCGATGATGATACCCAAACTAACCGTTCTCACCTTTGTGGAGAATGCTTGTATCCATGGCATTGAAGGGACAGCAAATGATGGGGTCGTGGAGGTATTATTCGAAATTCGAAGTAATGCGCTCTACATTTCCATTCGAGACACCGGCGTCGGTATGGATCAGGACAAGCTGTCCTCGCTCCGCAAAATGATGCAAGACCCGAGTATGGATCGGATGAGCGAGCTTAGCAGCATTGGCATGATGAATGCATATATTCGGCTGCGGATGTATTTTGATGATTTCGTTCAGGTGCACATATTCAGTGAAAAGGGGAAGGGCACAACGATTGGCATTCAAATTCCTCTTATGCTGGCATCCCAAGAATAAGGAGCGAGGATATGATCAACGTGCTGATTGTGGACGATGAGCCATTTATTCGCCAAGGACTTCAATTGTTAATTGATTGGCAGTCTTACGGTTTCCAGATTTGTGGTCAGGCTTCCAATGGCAAGCAGGCATTGGAAGCCATACGCGCTGTGCAGCCTGATCTGGTCATTTCCGACATCAAGATGCCGGAAATGGACGGCATGCAGCTTGCTCAAACCTTGTATGAGCAATATAACGGTGATATCAAGCTGATTCTGCTTAGTGGATTCTATGAGTTTGGATATGCCAAGCAGGCAATTAAATATCAGGTGAATGACTACATTCTCAAGCCTATCGTGAAGACAGAACTGATACAGGTGCTTGAGGAGTTTAGGGAGGCATTTCACGCACGGACAGAAGAGAAGCGTTATCAGCAAAAAAAGGATCAAATGATTATGGCCCAGCATATGCAGTCAATCTTGCTTGGGGTGGCTGAGGAGGAGGCTGTTACGAGTCTGCAGTCCCACTATCAAGATGCTGGAACAATGCGTTGCATTCTGATTGAGGTGGAAGGCGTTCCAGAACAGGGAACGGATTGGTGCGCTCGGGTTGAGGCATGGGTGGGTGAGCCCTTACCGGGGCAAATTTTGAAGCCGTTCACAGGTGATAAAAATGCGATTCTGCTCATTGTTACGGATTCGATGGTGAAACGTAAGGCAGCGGCCTTGGAGCACTATTTGACCCAACTACATACCGAGCTGAGCCGCGATCAAGGGGCGGTGGTTGCTTGTTATGTCGGGAAGGAAGTACAGGGGTTGGAGGCGCTGCATGAGTCTTATCAATCCTGCGGCATAATGAAAAGCTTACGTTTCTTCACCACGTGTGGGCCCATTTATTATTTCGAGCTTATGGATACGAACTTATTTGTTAATCGGCCTGGTCAATTCGAAAAACAATTGTTTGATGGGCTCGTCAAGTCTATCGAGGAACAGCAGACGGATGAGCTATACAGCCATGCAAAGGCCATTTTTCAATATTTTCTGGATGAGCGAATCGAGCCTGCTATTGTCCGAATCCACTTGCACTATTTGGCATACAATTTGCTGGATCTTGTGAATAACGATACGGTCACTCCAGATTCCGGGCTGATGGAATCGGCTTTTCTGAAGGTGAACTACGCGATGTTATCCATGGAGGAAAACATTGAACATTTATGTGAGTTCTCGCTTATGTGCGCAGAGGAGCTGAAGGAGCAGCAAAAGTCGAAAGGGATGGGCATATTAGCCAAAATTGAGGCCTTCATTCACGAGCATTACAGAGAGAATATCAGCCTGAAGCTGCTGGGAGAGCAGTTCTACATGAACAGCGCATATCTGGGACAGATTTTCAAAAAGCATTACTCGATCAGCTTCAGTGATTATTTGAATCAATTGCGAATAGAGGAGGCCGCGCGGCTGTTGCGCAGAACAGATCAAAGAGTATACGAGATTGCAACAATGGTGGGATATCGGGACTCCGATTATTTTATTAGCCGGTTCGAGAAACTCATGGGGGAGACGCCTGCACAATATCGTAAAAGTGCCCATGCTGCGTACTCTCTTGATTCAACATCCTGCACTCCTTGACGGAGCGGCGGGATATTTTTTTCGCAGATACTGGAATTAGTGGGATTCCGTCTATAGTTTATCCCGTTGAGAGGGGCATGGAAGCATGATAATTTTAAGTCAGCCTTTGGAAAGCGCTTTCCAAAAAGCTTCTGTCAATATAATCGATGGAGGGGTCATGATGAAAAAGGATGTTAGAAAAAGAATCAAGTATAGTGCTCTGCTAGCTTTGATACTGGTCATTGCACTCGCTGGATGTACACCGGGATCGTCCTCGAAAGGGGAAACAACAGCAGATGGAAGGGAATTGAAACAATTTTCAGCCTTTTTTGCCGTACCTGGGAAAATTGCGCCTGACGATAATCGGGTGTTAAAAGCTATTGAGGAGAAAACAGGCGTCAGAGTTACGATGGACTGGCTTACGGGCCAAACAGCCAAAGAACGAATTGGTGTGCTCATTGCAGGCGGCGAATATCCCGACTTTATCGATGGGAGTGATGGTACTCAGCAACTGGTAGCGGCAGGGGCGCTAGTACCACTTGAGGATTACATCGATAAATATCCAAACATCAAAAATTACCTGGGTGAAGACTGGAAGAAGATGAAAAATACGACGGATGGACATATCTACTTCATTCCTCAGTTCGGCAATATACAAGAAAAGTCGATGAAAGTAACCCATGATGGAGAAGCGTTCTGGATTCAGAAGGCCGTACTGGAATGGGATAATTATCCGACCATCAAAACACTTGACCAATACTTTGACTTGATTGAACGGTACAAAGCAGCGCATCCGACCGTTGATGGTCAGCCAACCATTGGATTCGAGATTATCTCTTATGACTGGCGTTATTTCGCACTGGAGAACCCTCCGCTCTTCATGGCTGGTTATCCGAACGAAGGCGCAGCCATCGTTGATAAAGAAACGCTGACGGCCAAAAACTATAATACTATTCCCGAAGCGAAAGCATATTTCAAGAAGATCAATGAAGCATATCATCAAGGCCTGGTCGATAACGAAACCTTTACAGCAAACTATGATCAATATATATCCAAAATTTCAACCGGACGTGTGCTGGGTATGGTGGATCAAGGATGGCAGTTCCTTGATGCCGAGGCATCACTCGTGAAGCAAAAATTGTATGACAAAACCTATGTACCGTTGTCCATCACACTCTCCGAGGATGTCAAAGGACGTTATCAGAACAATCCAATCCTTAACGTAAATGGTGGCTTGGCCATTACTAAGAGCTGCGAGGATATTGAAGGGGCACTTCAATATATTAATGATTTGCTGGACCCTGAGATAGAGGTATTGAGAACCTGGGGACAGGAAGGCGTGGATTACCAGGTGGATGACAAAGGCGTGTTCTCCAGAAATGAAGAGCAACGTGCGAATTCCAAAGATCCGGACTGGGTGCTTGCGAATACGGGAAGCCCATTGGTCTATTTCCCGCATCATGAAGGCATGACCGCTGATGGGAAGAATGCTCTTGATCCTAAGGAGCAGCCAGAGGAGTACCTTGCTACATTGAATGACATCGATAAAAAAGTGCTCAAGGCTTATGGATATACGAAGTTTACCGACTTCCTGGAGCCTGCGGAGGAAAATGAACCGTGGTTCCCGATCTATACCTATAATTTCGAACCGAATAAACCGGAGACCATTGCCAGACAGAAGATGGACGATGTTAAACGCAAATGGCTGCCAAAGGTGATTATGACTTCACCAGCCGAATTTGATAAGGCTTGGGAAGAGTATCAAGCCACGCTCAAGGAGAGTGCAGATATTAAAGCGTATGAAGATGCGCTGACGGAAGAAGTTCGCAGACGTATGGAACTGTGGGGATAAAGGCCTATCAGACAGAAAGGCTATGGGGAACCCCGTAGCCTTTCTTACACGCTAGATTCGGGAGATTGGATAGGAAAGGAATCGATTCACCCAGACTGGGTGATATAGATAAACTCGTAAGCAAGGAGAGAAAAAACATGGCAAAAAAGGAGTTGCAGCCTTCGTTAAAAACCAGTCATATCCCCGCGGGAACAAGCTGGATCGGGTATAACCTGTCCAGAATGAAAAGTCAGCGACAATTAATGTGGATGTCATTTCCGTTTATTGCGTTTATCGCTATTTTTGCGTATGGACCATTATGGGGCTGGTTGATGGCATTTCAGAATTATAGACCGGGCATTGGTTTTATGGAGCAGGATTGGGTGGGAGTGGATCATTTTCGAACGTTATTCACAGACCCTACATTTTTACGTGTCATTCGCAATACGCTGGCGATGAGCCTGATCAGTCTGTTTCTGGGATTTGTCGGTTCGATTGGTCTGGCGCTCTTATTGAATGAACTGCGAATGATATTGTTCAAACGTGTGGTACAGACGGTTTCCTACCTCCCACATTTCCTGTCGTGGATCATCGTAACAGGTATTGTTGCGAATGTATTATCAACGGAAACAGGTATTGTGAATGTGCTGCTGACAAAATTGGGTCTGATTGATGCACCAATCAATTTTTTTGCGGAACCAAAATACTTCTGGGGGATTGTAGGTCTGTCCAGCATGTGGAAGGAAATTGGCTGGGGCACGATTATATATCTGGCGGCCATGGCGTCCATTAATCCGAGCTTGTATGAAGCAGCTTCCATTGACGGAGCTGGCCGCTTTCGCAAAATGTTCAATGTCACGCTTCCAAGCATCAAACCGACCATCATTATCCTGCTTATCATCAACGTTGGTAACGTACTGAACGCAGGTTTTGAGATTCAATACTTGCTTGGAAATGGACTTGTGCAGGATGTGTCCGAGACAATCGACATTTTTGTTTTGAAATACGGAATTAATCTCGGCAACTACTCACTTGCCACCGCCGCAGGCATTTTCAAAAGTGTGGTCAGTCTCGTGCTCATATTTATCGCCAACGGGATTGCCAAGTCTCTTGGTGAAGAGCGGTTGATATGATAAGGGGGCAGAACTGTGAAGCGATTTCGTAGAAGACGAAGCTTGGGTGATTCAATTTTTTCCATCATGAATGGCATATTTATGTTGCTTGTCATGGTTGTTACGTTATATCCTTTTTTAAACACCATTGCCGTATCTTTCAATAATGGGTTGGATACGATCCGCGGAGGGATCTATCTCTGGCCGAGGGAATGGACGCTGCAAAATTACGTCTCCGTATTCCAGAATCCGAATCTGACACAAGCTGCATTTGTTTCGGTTGCCCGAACCGTGGTTGGAACAGTTGTGCAACTGTTCTGTACCGCGATGTTGGCCTATGTGCTGAGCCGCAAGGAGTATATGTTTAACAAATTGGTCACGACGCTGTTCGTAGTAACGATGTATTTCAGCGGAGGCTTAATTCCGGGATACATGCTGATCAAACAAGTGGGGCTGCTAAACAGCTTCTGGGTATACATTATTCCCGGATTGATCGGGGTGTTCAACATGATCGTCATTCGTACCTACATTCAGGGACTCTCGGAGGGATTGATAGAATCCGCGAAAATGGATGGAGCCGGAGATTTTCGGATTTTCATGCGCATCGTGCTTCCGCTGTCCAAGCCGGTGCTGGCTACAGTCGCTCTGTTTATTGCTGTAGGTCAATGGAACTCCTGGTTTGACTCCATGTTGTACACGGCGGGTAATCGGAATTTGACCACTTTGCAGTATGAGCTGATGAAATTATTATCCTCTGCGACCTCACAGGGCGGAACGGTTAACGTGGATTCATACAAAAATGTAACCAACATGGTAACTCCTGTCTCCATTCGGGCAGCGATCACGGTTGTGACGGCAATGCCGATCGTTTTACTGTATCCGTTCTTGCAAAAATACTTTGTCACTGGACTCACCATTGGAGGGGTAAAAGAATGAAAAATGCAAATCAAAGCGAACAATGCACGTTTAACAATCCGATCATGCCCGGGTTTTATCCAGATCCGTCCGTCTGTCGGGTGGGTGAAGATTTTTATTTGGTGACCTCGACATTTGCCTATTTTCCTGGGGTTCCGATCTTTCAGAGCCGTGATCTTGCACATTGGAAACAGATTGGCAATGTACTGGATCGCCCTTCGCAATTAAATCTTCAGGGAGCAGGACATTCACAAGGAATATTCGCTCCAACGCTTCGGTATCATGAAGGTACCTTCTATATGATTACAACCAACGTATCACATGGCGGCAATTTTGTTGTAACCGCTACCGACCCGGCTGGGCCATGGTCTGATCCTTATTTTATCGAAGGCGCAGAAGGAATAGACCCTACGATTTTCTTCGATGACGGCAAAGCGTATTACCTGGGTACACGTCCTTGTTCTAACGGAGTTCGTTATAACGGGAACTGGGAAGTTTGGCTTAGGGAGCTTGATCTGACCACCATGAAACTGGTAGGGGACAGTTACGTGCTCTGGCGTGGGGCCATGGTTGATGTGATTTGGCCTGAAGGACCGCATCTGTATAAGATCGATGAATATTACTATTTATTGATTGCAGAGGGAGGCACAGGGCCAAACCATGCCGTGACCGTTGCGCGTAGCCAAAGTTTAACCGAAGGGTACGTCGGGAATCCGAATAATCCAATCATTACGCATCGCCATCTGGGCAAGCGCTACCCTATTGTTAATGTAGGACATGCTGACTTGGTGCAGGCTGCTAACGGTCAATGGTTCATGGTTATGCTTGCTTCGCGCCCATATGGGGGGAGCTTTAGCAATCTGGGACGGGAGACGTTTCTTGCTTCTGTCGTTTGGGAGGACGGATGGCCTGTTGTCAATGAGGGCCGCGGAATCCTGGAGGAGCAGGGTACGCTGAATCTGCCAGCAGCACCAGTGGCACCGGATTTGCGCTGTGAAAACTTTGATACCGATCATTTGGGCTTGCAATGGATGTTTTTACGCAATCCTCAGGAAGACCTGTATTCCTTGACTGAACGCAAAGGTTATCTGCGTTTGAAGCTGAAACCACAAACATTGAAGGAACTCAAGAACTCCAGCTTTGTCTGTGTGCGTCAGAGACATATGGATTATGTAGTAGCAACGGCGATGGAATTTGTGCCGCAGCAAGAGCATGAGACGGCGGGTCTGGTCGTTATTCAGAATGACCAGTATCATGTGCGGATTGAACGTGCACTTGAAGGAGAGCAGCAGGTGCTGCGTGTCATGACATGGTTTGGCGGAGAGGAATCACAGGTTGCTCAAGTTGTGTTGGAAGGGGATGTTCCACGGGTATCCATGAAGATGGCTGCACTTGGACAGCAGCTCAGCTTCTATTACTGCACAGATGGAAGTGAGTACCATCTAGTTGCAGACCGAGTGGATACGACCAGCTTGAGCACGGAAGTGGCTGGCGGTTTTGTTGGGTGCTGTATTGGCATGTTCAGCAGCAGTAATGGTAAATTGTCTGACCAGGCAGCTGACTTTGACTGGTTTGAATATGGTTCGTACTAACGTAAATAAAAAGGGAAGCTCAATCCAGCAGCAGATGCTAAGGGTTGAGCTTTTTTCTAGTCCGTTTATCTTATTATGAAACATCCCCGCAGGTATTGACCCGGTTTACATCCAAAATTTCGTTCACATGATGATCTTCGAATCGGTCTAGCAGAGCGTCCAAACCATATTCTAACTTGTGCTCAAGCTCCTCCAGGTAAATGGGGAGGATTGCGTAGAAGTGCACAGTCTGTCCGTCTTCCATGTCGAGCGTTAGGAAATCCTCATCGGCCTCAAGCGGAGGCAGCACGATAAAGGCACACATGTCTGTGTTATTGGAAAATGGCATTGCCGGATCACCATTCGGCACCGTATGCCCCCAACTTAGCCAGGTATCGTAGTCATGCGGCAAGCGAGCCATCGTTTTTAACCAGCGGATTGGCCAGTAGTTGTCCGACTGCTCCAGTTGCTCCTCTAATAGAGGCCAATCCGGCGGCAAACAAATCATCAGCTCTGCGTACTCATAGTCCTGTGCATCTTCAGGCGTGTTCATAGGCAAGGCGCTCATGCCTGTGGTGTACAATGTGTAATAATTTCGTTCTGGTGTTGGACGAATCACATGAACATCGATATGAACCTTGTCCGATAGCAACTCATGGAATACAGACTCGGCTTCACCGAGATATTGGTCAGCATGTTTCTCGATTTGCTCCAGCCACTCGTCTTTGGCATAAGAAGTAGACTGCCACTCACGATTCTTATCCTTATGACGAAGGATAGGAACGCCGGAGGGTGAATATTCGGATGATTTGGACATGCTTACAGCTCCCTTGCACAGTATTATGTACTTGCTTTTTCATCTTAATCATACCATGTGAATTGAAGTCTGAACCTCGTTCTATGGTATGATATGAACATGTTGATGAGTTCGATTGAAGGAGCAAAGGGTATGAATCAGAGCATACAACAGTTTAAAGCGGATTTTTTCAAAGCGTTGGCGCACCCGATGCGGATTCAGATTCTGGAGCTGCTGAGTGAAGGAGCCAAGAACGTGAATGAACTGCAAAGCATTCTGGGATCGGAAGGCTCTGCTGTTTCACAACAACTGGCTGTACTGCGCAGCAAAAACGTTGTCCATGGAATCAAAGAAGGGACAACTGTCACCTATTCGCTGCGTGATCCGCTGATTAAGGACCTGCTGGCAGTTACCAAACAGATTTTTGACAATCATCTGGTCGATGCGATTTCCATGCTGGAAGATATTCGTAAAGAGTCCTGACACAATAAACAAGAGCAACTGGGTGTAGTCACCGGAGGTTCTTGTTTTTTTGTGTTAGTCTCCTGTGGGAATTGTGTGCAATCCGATTGACAGGATGTGTGCAGGGGAGTAGTCTTTTGTTTATATTCAAATATTTAAATATATGGAGAAAAGAAGGTTTTTGTACATGAGATGGATGGGGAGATATGCAGGTTACAATGCTGCCGCTTTTCGCAAGGATCTGTTATCGGGGCTGATCGTAGGTATTATTGCGATTCCACTCGGTATGGCCTTTGCCATTGCTTCTGGGGTCAAACCGGAGTATGGATTATATACCACAGTAATCGCAGGGATTCTCATTTCTTTGCTGGGTGGGTCCAAGTTCCAGATTGGCGGGCCAACGGGGGCATTCATTCCGATCCTCTTCGCCATTGTGATGCAGTATGGATATGAGAATCTGCTGATCGCCGGAATGATGGCTGGCCTGATGCTTGTGCTTATGGGCGTATTCAAGCTTGGGGCATTAATCAAGTTTATTCCTAGGCCGGTGACGATCGGTTTCACGGCAGGTATCGCCGTCATTATTTTTAGCGGACAGATTACCAACTTTCTGGGACTTCGAGGCATCGAGAAACACGAGGATTTCTGGTCCAATATGAAAGAAATCGGGATGCATATCTCGACAGTTAATATATACAGTGTGCTTACAGCTGGAATCTGTCTGGCTGTTCTTCTGCTTGTGCCCAAGTTTGCACCAAAGGTGCCTGCATCACTGGTGGGGCTGGTTCTTTCGACGATAGTCGCGGCGTTCTTTTTTGAAGGGCAGGTGGCCACGATTGGTTCGTCCTTTGGCGCCATACCTAACTCCTTGCCTCAGTTTCATGTGCCTGAGATCACTTGGGAGCGTATCGTGAATTTGCTGCAACCCGCGTTTGTCATCGCCATGCTGGGTGGCATTGAATCGTTGCTGTCAGCTGTTGTTGCCGATGGCATGACCGGAAGCCGACATAACAGCAATCGGGAGTTGATTGGGCAGGGGATTGCTAATATGGTGACGCCGCTATTCGGGGGGATTCCTGCAACAGGAGCGATTGCACGTACGGCAACGAATATCAAATCCGGCGCAGTATCGCCATGGTCTGGTGTGATTCACGGTGTAGTGGTTTTGCTGGTACTTGTTCTCTTTGCGCCATATGCATCCCATATTCCTCTTGCCAGTATGGCTCCCGTTCTCATGCTGGTTGCCTGGAATATGAGTGAACGGAGATCCTTCATGCATGTCATGAAGACCAAAACGAGCGATTCACTCGTTCTGCTGATTACCTTTTTGCTTACCATATTTACAAGTTTAACGACGGCTGTAGAGGTGGGGTTGATTCTGGCTGTCGTTTTATTCGTTAAGCGGATGAGTGAGATGTTGAAGGTTGCCAAAGTACTGCCCGATCCCGAGCATAAACATGAGAAAGTCATGGCCCATATGGTCCGGGAAGGACATGACTGTCCGCAGATCAGCTTATATACGATTGAAGGACCTTTATTTTTTGGTGCGGCAGATATGTTCGAAAAG
The window above is part of the Paenibacillus sp. 1781tsa1 genome. Proteins encoded here:
- a CDS encoding response regulator transcription factor — encoded protein: MINVLIVDDEPFIRQGLQLLIDWQSYGFQICGQASNGKQALEAIRAVQPDLVISDIKMPEMDGMQLAQTLYEQYNGDIKLILLSGFYEFGYAKQAIKYQVNDYILKPIVKTELIQVLEEFREAFHARTEEKRYQQKKDQMIMAQHMQSILLGVAEEEAVTSLQSHYQDAGTMRCILIEVEGVPEQGTDWCARVEAWVGEPLPGQILKPFTGDKNAILLIVTDSMVKRKAAALEHYLTQLHTELSRDQGAVVACYVGKEVQGLEALHESYQSCGIMKSLRFFTTCGPIYYFELMDTNLFVNRPGQFEKQLFDGLVKSIEEQQTDELYSHAKAIFQYFLDERIEPAIVRIHLHYLAYNLLDLVNNDTVTPDSGLMESAFLKVNYAMLSMEENIEHLCEFSLMCAEELKEQQKSKGMGILAKIEAFIHEHYRENISLKLLGEQFYMNSAYLGQIFKKHYSISFSDYLNQLRIEEAARLLRRTDQRVYEIATMVGYRDSDYFISRFEKLMGETPAQYRKSAHAAYSLDSTSCTP
- a CDS encoding carbohydrate ABC transporter permease codes for the protein MKRFRRRRSLGDSIFSIMNGIFMLLVMVVTLYPFLNTIAVSFNNGLDTIRGGIYLWPREWTLQNYVSVFQNPNLTQAAFVSVARTVVGTVVQLFCTAMLAYVLSRKEYMFNKLVTTLFVVTMYFSGGLIPGYMLIKQVGLLNSFWVYIIPGLIGVFNMIVIRTYIQGLSEGLIESAKMDGAGDFRIFMRIVLPLSKPVLATVALFIAVGQWNSWFDSMLYTAGNRNLTTLQYELMKLLSSATSQGGTVNVDSYKNVTNMVTPVSIRAAITVVTAMPIVLLYPFLQKYFVTGLTIGGVKE
- a CDS encoding sensor histidine kinase yields the protein MSRKMHCKRIQFLDDWSLKTKLYILFIFCVLVPVLVTNTVFYLSIKGNIEEKEHSRFNEMQQRIKFNLRNSIDNSLYVSNFLYTDGTLNRFMESKYRDQEDYYSAYYDMLSNNNLVRYYYSYQQVNQVTFYVGNDTFVNGGNFIKLDDEVKKSDWYQALMNTSDHIMIYSYFDKQQAEMSQNQGGRKVSIIRKLDYFGEQQVEKVLKVDLDYSFINKSLKNEGANGKVYVVSDGRVIFSNDSEMNQTRQPFNLIANSPIDPVQSMQSIPVVSEDWQIFVSAEKLDVLSEIVNSKLNLTLLIILNLLVPTLLIWLISRSLVIRVDRIAKHLDQVKHEKFEVISGPVGKDEIGSLTHSYNMMVIKIKNLIEIVFKGQVERQALELSKKQAELKALQSQVNPHFMFNTLETIRMRSLIKQELETSDVIHRLALLLRQTINWGDDLITIAQEINFVESYLSIQQYRFGEKLQFAIRITDESIAAMMIPKLTVLTFVENACIHGIEGTANDGVVEVLFEIRSNALYISIRDTGVGMDQDKLSSLRKMMQDPSMDRMSELSSIGMMNAYIRLRMYFDDFVQVHIFSEKGKGTTIGIQIPLMLASQE
- a CDS encoding extracellular solute-binding protein, which produces MMKKDVRKRIKYSALLALILVIALAGCTPGSSSKGETTADGRELKQFSAFFAVPGKIAPDDNRVLKAIEEKTGVRVTMDWLTGQTAKERIGVLIAGGEYPDFIDGSDGTQQLVAAGALVPLEDYIDKYPNIKNYLGEDWKKMKNTTDGHIYFIPQFGNIQEKSMKVTHDGEAFWIQKAVLEWDNYPTIKTLDQYFDLIERYKAAHPTVDGQPTIGFEIISYDWRYFALENPPLFMAGYPNEGAAIVDKETLTAKNYNTIPEAKAYFKKINEAYHQGLVDNETFTANYDQYISKISTGRVLGMVDQGWQFLDAEASLVKQKLYDKTYVPLSITLSEDVKGRYQNNPILNVNGGLAITKSCEDIEGALQYINDLLDPEIEVLRTWGQEGVDYQVDDKGVFSRNEEQRANSKDPDWVLANTGSPLVYFPHHEGMTADGKNALDPKEQPEEYLATLNDIDKKVLKAYGYTKFTDFLEPAEENEPWFPIYTYNFEPNKPETIARQKMDDVKRKWLPKVIMTSPAEFDKAWEEYQATLKESADIKAYEDALTEEVRRRMELWG
- a CDS encoding sugar ABC transporter permease → MAKKELQPSLKTSHIPAGTSWIGYNLSRMKSQRQLMWMSFPFIAFIAIFAYGPLWGWLMAFQNYRPGIGFMEQDWVGVDHFRTLFTDPTFLRVIRNTLAMSLISLFLGFVGSIGLALLLNELRMILFKRVVQTVSYLPHFLSWIIVTGIVANVLSTETGIVNVLLTKLGLIDAPINFFAEPKYFWGIVGLSSMWKEIGWGTIIYLAAMASINPSLYEAASIDGAGRFRKMFNVTLPSIKPTIIILLIINVGNVLNAGFEIQYLLGNGLVQDVSETIDIFVLKYGINLGNYSLATAAGIFKSVVSLVLIFIANGIAKSLGEERLI
- a CDS encoding GNAT family N-acetyltransferase, translating into MYSYKMLDKISTETLHQAFVDAFSDYQVKMDLPFWKFQQMLQRRGYHPEISMGAFKDGIMVGFVINGLRSWNGKATAYDLGTGVVQECRRQGVTSHLLLNIRKLLKEKNIAQYLLEVIQSNESAAQLYSKQNFKIQREFSCFQLEKDKFIPKTTCAVECVERIDLEQFKEFWDVEPSWQNSIDSIYAVPEVFSYVVARQDDKIVGYGIIDQKTGDIPQLAVNPNYRGKGIASSILTEMVKRTESPIISVLNVESHLKPMGDFLLVKSGFTYHVGQYEMLLKL